One window from the genome of Alkalihalobacillus sp. LMS6 encodes:
- the ylbJ gene encoding sporulation integral membrane protein YlbJ, producing the protein MHEARKSSLIKSAIFAMAAIILALSLVLFPKEALDASTRGLDMWWNVVFPSLLPFFIVSELLIGFGVVAFLGVVLEPLMRPLFKVPGIGGFVWAMGLASGNPAGAKLAVQMRKLGKITRIEGERLAGFTNSSNPLFIFGAIAVGFFHNPALGMILALAHYVGNLFVGFLFRFYGKETETLPLIRGKKRLHITDAFAALHQERIKDGRTIGKLLGDAVRSSIETLLLIGGFIILFSVLNQLLSLLGVITIIAFFVSHLFGHIGLSPELAHAFISGLFEITIGAQIVSETTSADFLSQIIVVSFILGFGGFSIQAQVASILAESDIRFRPFLLARLVQGVAAAGLVVVFYHLLYKPLTDEVSGPDSRMLPTFAETVWHAFLDWSPYITFFFLSLFIVLKIPHVKKDDRLS; encoded by the coding sequence ATGCATGAAGCGCGAAAAAGCTCACTTATTAAATCCGCCATCTTTGCTATGGCAGCAATTATTTTAGCTCTCTCACTCGTTCTTTTCCCGAAAGAGGCTCTTGACGCATCCACACGCGGACTAGATATGTGGTGGAACGTTGTCTTTCCATCATTATTGCCTTTTTTTATTGTATCAGAACTACTTATCGGATTTGGCGTTGTCGCTTTTCTCGGCGTTGTTCTTGAACCGCTTATGCGCCCCCTTTTTAAAGTACCGGGAATTGGTGGCTTTGTTTGGGCGATGGGGCTTGCAAGCGGAAACCCTGCTGGCGCTAAATTAGCTGTGCAAATGCGTAAACTTGGAAAGATTACGCGTATTGAGGGAGAACGGCTTGCAGGCTTTACCAATTCTTCTAATCCTTTATTTATTTTTGGCGCAATCGCCGTAGGTTTTTTTCATAATCCAGCATTAGGAATGATTTTGGCACTTGCTCATTATGTTGGCAATTTATTTGTTGGTTTCTTATTTCGCTTCTACGGAAAAGAAACGGAAACGTTACCTCTTATACGTGGCAAGAAGCGTTTACACATTACTGATGCATTCGCGGCCCTCCACCAAGAACGGATAAAGGATGGCAGAACGATTGGAAAACTACTTGGAGATGCCGTTCGATCATCCATTGAAACGTTGCTGTTGATTGGTGGATTTATTATTTTGTTCTCCGTTTTAAATCAATTATTAAGCTTATTAGGGGTTATCACAATTATTGCTTTTTTCGTCAGTCATCTTTTTGGCCACATTGGTCTGTCTCCAGAACTAGCTCACGCTTTTATTTCTGGTTTATTCGAAATCACAATTGGGGCGCAAATTGTTAGTGAAACAACATCGGCTGATTTTTTATCTCAAATTATTGTTGTTTCATTTATTCTTGGCTTTGGCGGATTCTCTATTCAAGCACAAGTAGCCAGTATACTTGCTGAATCGGACATACGCTTTCGCCCATTTCTTTTAGCACGGTTGGTACAAGGCGTTGCAGCAGCTGGTCTTGTCGTTGTTTTTTATCATTTATTATATAAACCGTTAACAGATGAAGTGAGCGGTCCTGACAGTAGGATGCTCCCAACATTTGCAGAAACTGTATGGCATGCGTTTCTTGACTGGTCACCATACATAACATTTTTCTTCCTAAGCTTGTTTATCGTACTCAAAATCCCTCACGTAAAAAAAGACGATCGCTTAAGCTAG
- a CDS encoding RsfA family transcriptional regulator, whose amino-acid sequence MTANRQDAWSHEDDLLLADTVLRHIREGSTQLAAFEEVADALSRTSAACGFRWNSTIRKKYTAEVNMAKKKRTVLKKEKAKSDSEMVYQHEPEEIQAAPIDHVEEVLQEKPLDLDAVIDYLQSMKAKQDVDDASMLKAENEMLKEKLEKVEKEKNVITQDYRSLLEIMDRARKLTNHSLLEKTL is encoded by the coding sequence ATGACGGCAAATCGTCAAGATGCATGGTCGCATGAAGATGATTTACTTTTAGCTGACACCGTATTGCGTCATATTAGGGAAGGAAGTACGCAGCTAGCAGCATTTGAAGAAGTTGCAGACGCACTTTCTCGAACGAGTGCAGCGTGTGGATTTAGATGGAATTCAACAATCCGAAAAAAATATACAGCAGAAGTAAATATGGCGAAGAAAAAACGTACGGTATTAAAGAAGGAAAAAGCAAAGTCAGATTCAGAAATGGTGTATCAGCATGAGCCAGAAGAAATTCAAGCAGCACCAATTGATCATGTAGAAGAGGTTTTACAAGAAAAGCCATTAGACTTAGATGCAGTCATTGATTACTTACAATCAATGAAAGCAAAGCAAGATGTTGACGATGCAAGCATGCTTAAAGCGGAAAATGAAATGCTAAAAGAAAAGCTCGAAAAAGTAGAGAAAGAAAAGAATGTCATCACGCAGGACTATCGCTCTCTTCTAGAAATTATGGATCGTGCTCGGAAGTTAACCAATCATAGTTTGCTTGAAAAGACATTATAA
- the coaD gene encoding pantetheine-phosphate adenylyltransferase: protein MRKAVSSGSFDPVTNGHIDLFERAANQFDELIIVVSVNSKKTPLFSLEERVELLKRATAHISNLTVEPFTGLLVDYAKNNGASAIIRGLRSSTDYDYEHNIAAMNKTIVPDVDTLFIMTKPEYSYVSSTIVKEAASYGGDVSSLVPAAVADALNRVYAKE, encoded by the coding sequence TTGAGGAAAGCAGTTAGTTCAGGTAGTTTTGATCCAGTTACAAATGGACATATTGATTTATTTGAACGAGCGGCAAATCAGTTTGACGAATTAATCATTGTTGTGTCTGTAAACAGTAAAAAAACGCCGCTTTTTTCCTTAGAAGAGCGGGTTGAATTATTAAAACGAGCAACAGCTCACATCTCTAATCTAACAGTGGAGCCTTTTACAGGTTTACTTGTTGATTACGCAAAAAATAACGGCGCCTCAGCCATTATACGGGGGTTACGCTCGAGCACGGATTATGATTACGAACATAATATTGCTGCAATGAATAAAACCATTGTTCCAGATGTGGACACGCTTTTTATAATGACAAAACCTGAATATAGTTATGTGAGCTCTACGATCGTAAAAGAAGCGGCGAGCTACGGCGGAGATGTGTCCTCGCTCGTGCCCGCGGCTGTGGCTGACGCGTTAAACCGTGTGTATGCAAAAGAATAA
- the rpmF gene encoding 50S ribosomal protein L32: MAVPFRRTSKTRKAKRRTHLKLEVPGMVECPDCGEYKLSHRVCKECGSYKGEKVASK, from the coding sequence ATGGCAGTTCCATTTAGAAGAACATCTAAGACTAGAAAAGCGAAGCGTCGTACGCATCTTAAACTAGAAGTACCAGGTATGGTAGAATGCCCAGATTGTGGAGAGTACAAACTTTCTCACCGCGTCTGCAAAGAGTGTGGTTCTTACAAAGGTGAAAAAGTAGCTTCAAAATAA
- a CDS encoding DUF177 domain-containing protein has translation MKWTVQALQQARNESFHFDENVTLEDQLKEHQDVRAASPVSFKGTANASRNVFSFDFAVKGHLVLPCSRTLADVEWPYDIKGQAHFVPEGEMPPSHLREEDVFTYAGDVIDLSHMIQERILVEIPMQVFADKPTETPAPSSGKDWELVSDEKNSDQIDPRLADLAKFFDGK, from the coding sequence ATGAAATGGACCGTTCAAGCTCTTCAACAAGCGCGAAATGAATCGTTTCATTTTGATGAAAATGTAACGTTGGAAGATCAATTAAAAGAACACCAGGATGTTCGAGCCGCAAGTCCTGTTTCCTTTAAAGGGACAGCAAATGCAAGTCGAAACGTGTTTTCATTTGATTTTGCTGTGAAGGGGCATTTGGTTTTACCTTGTTCCCGAACATTAGCGGATGTCGAATGGCCATATGATATAAAAGGTCAAGCTCATTTTGTCCCAGAAGGTGAAATGCCTCCTTCCCATTTAAGAGAAGAAGATGTTTTCACGTATGCGGGTGATGTGATTGATTTATCTCATATGATACAAGAGCGCATTCTTGTAGAAATTCCTATGCAAGTGTTCGCTGATAAACCAACCGAAACACCTGCTCCTTCTTCTGGGAAGGATTGGGAATTGGTTTCAGATGAGAAGAACAGTGACCAAATTGACCCAAGGCTAGCAGACTTGGCGAAATTCTTTGATGGAAAATAA
- a CDS encoding SepM family pheromone-processing serine protease has translation MEQKRKSFPWVKWLVLVVVLLVIVRLELPYYYSQPGLAQSVEEMVDVRDGNKDDEGTFMLTTVRSAKATPALMAWSWFSEFRSLNPAPSGMTDEEYDQRQQLLMSNSQDDAKIAAFQASEAGEVEIEYTGVYVVGTTEGMSADEQLEPGDIITHVDGEAIETSEALIDTLAMYSEGDIVTLTFEREEETLMKNLEFSSFPDELNMDRDRVGVGVSVETVRTTTFTPEVDIAAGAIGGPSAGLIFALEVYSQLEDIDLTAGYQIAGTGTINEDGDVGSIGGANQKVVASDRAGADYFLVPTSGNNYEDARAAAESINTDMEIVPIQTFEEALSFLETLQDE, from the coding sequence ATGGAACAAAAGCGAAAGTCATTTCCATGGGTAAAATGGCTCGTCCTTGTCGTTGTCTTACTTGTAATCGTTCGTCTTGAACTGCCGTACTATTATAGTCAACCAGGATTGGCGCAATCTGTAGAAGAGATGGTCGATGTAAGAGATGGAAATAAAGATGATGAAGGAACGTTTATGTTAACGACAGTGAGAAGTGCAAAAGCGACACCGGCATTAATGGCGTGGTCGTGGTTTAGTGAATTTCGGTCTCTGAATCCAGCACCGTCTGGTATGACAGATGAAGAATATGACCAGCGACAACAGTTGTTAATGTCAAACTCTCAAGATGATGCAAAAATTGCAGCCTTTCAAGCATCTGAAGCTGGGGAAGTGGAGATTGAATATACCGGCGTCTATGTTGTAGGTACCACTGAAGGCATGTCCGCTGATGAACAGCTGGAGCCTGGTGACATTATTACCCACGTTGATGGGGAAGCCATTGAGACAAGTGAAGCGCTGATTGATACACTAGCGATGTATTCTGAAGGGGATATTGTCACACTGACGTTTGAACGAGAAGAAGAAACCCTTATGAAAAACCTTGAATTTTCTTCGTTTCCGGACGAGTTAAACATGGATCGTGACCGCGTTGGCGTAGGAGTATCAGTAGAAACGGTTCGAACAACGACCTTTACTCCAGAAGTCGACATTGCTGCAGGGGCAATAGGGGGGCCTTCAGCGGGTCTTATCTTCGCATTGGAAGTATATAGTCAATTAGAAGATATTGATTTAACTGCTGGCTATCAAATTGCTGGAACAGGAACGATCAATGAAGATGGGGACGTAGGGTCCATCGGTGGTGCAAACCAAAAAGTAGTCGCTTCCGATCGAGCAGGAGCGGACTATTTCCTCGTCCCAACAAGTGGAAATAATTATGAAGATGCACGTGCAGCGGCTGAATCCATTAACACAGATATGGAAATTGTGCCAATTCAAACGTTTGAAGAAGCATTGAGCTTTTTAGAAACCTTACAAGATGAATAG
- a CDS encoding nucleotidyltransferase — protein sequence MKAVGLVVEYNPFHNGHLHHVLKAKEDTQADVVVAVMSGSFLQRGEPALLSKRVRAEMALRTGVDVVVELPYGYAVQTAPYFAEGAVRILSALCCSSLHFGSEEGEIKRFTDLATFIRTHKAEYDAYVRHYLKQGDSYPKASAEAFSSLVGSDKQLPLNQPNNILGFHYVQQLYAQHTSMQAFTTKRIVANYHDEDLGTHSIASATSIRHALNQNKTTEHVLPPYSRLLLDNYKEEHGQFHFWEAYFPYLNYQILTRSPEELKEIAECEEGLEYRLIETGKVATTFQDWLNRLKTKRYTSTRLQRLFVHLLTGTTKKQVEAARLEADHSYIRLLGMSQKGRQYLNEHKKSFTLPIITREAELKHYGTLGALDQRATNCYWLTKPASLHANTIEREFKATPVYIKDE from the coding sequence ATGAAAGCCGTCGGTCTTGTAGTTGAATATAATCCGTTTCATAATGGTCATTTGCATCACGTGTTAAAAGCAAAAGAAGATACACAAGCGGACGTAGTAGTAGCCGTTATGAGCGGATCATTTTTACAAAGAGGAGAACCAGCACTACTTTCTAAACGGGTTCGAGCGGAAATGGCGCTCCGAACAGGCGTTGATGTTGTAGTTGAACTACCTTATGGATACGCGGTTCAAACCGCTCCCTATTTCGCAGAAGGTGCGGTTCGAATTCTGTCAGCGTTGTGCTGCTCCTCGCTTCACTTCGGCAGTGAAGAAGGGGAAATCAAGCGTTTTACAGATCTTGCGACTTTTATCCGTACCCATAAGGCTGAATATGACGCTTATGTACGACACTATTTAAAACAAGGCGATTCATACCCTAAAGCAAGCGCCGAGGCCTTTTCATCTTTAGTTGGTTCTGACAAGCAGCTACCGTTAAACCAGCCAAATAATATTCTTGGGTTCCATTATGTTCAGCAACTCTATGCCCAACATACATCAATGCAAGCTTTTACAACAAAACGTATTGTAGCAAACTATCACGACGAAGATCTCGGAACCCATTCAATTGCAAGCGCCACAAGTATTCGCCACGCGCTTAACCAAAACAAAACAACTGAACACGTTTTACCTCCTTATTCACGATTATTGTTAGACAATTATAAAGAAGAACATGGTCAGTTTCACTTTTGGGAAGCCTATTTTCCTTATCTCAACTATCAAATTTTAACCCGCAGCCCTGAAGAGTTAAAAGAGATTGCTGAATGTGAAGAAGGCTTGGAATACCGATTAATTGAGACTGGAAAAGTAGCAACCACTTTTCAAGACTGGCTCAATCGATTGAAAACAAAACGGTATACGAGCACAAGGCTACAACGTTTGTTTGTCCATTTATTAACTGGAACAACGAAAAAACAAGTCGAAGCAGCACGTTTAGAAGCCGACCATTCTTACATTCGTTTACTTGGCATGAGTCAAAAGGGAAGACAATACTTAAATGAGCATAAAAAAAGCTTCACCCTCCCTATCATTACCAGAGAAGCTGAACTAAAGCATTACGGTACATTAGGTGCTCTTGACCAACGAGCAACAAATTGCTATTGGTTAACAAAACCAGCATCCCTTCATGCAAACACGATCGAGCGTGAATTTAAAGCGACACCAGTTTACATAAAAGATGAATAA
- a CDS encoding N-acetyltransferase, with amino-acid sequence MIKVERLLINYKTLEEFRNFRDYGAAELSMKDDLNQSIVENDSESPFYGIYYGKKLVARMSLYQIDGNFDQYFDPPQDYLELWKLEVLEPYRGQGYGRALIDFAKSFEIPVKTNARQSTGEFWSKLGFEPITYQEERDRGESPYVWFPSGVFEQKKPKPKQTQSQE; translated from the coding sequence ATGATTAAAGTTGAACGACTACTAATTAATTATAAGACTTTAGAAGAGTTTAGGAATTTTCGTGATTATGGCGCAGCTGAGCTTTCGATGAAAGATGATTTAAATCAAAGCATCGTTGAGAATGATAGCGAGTCTCCTTTTTATGGCATTTATTACGGGAAAAAACTTGTTGCACGGATGAGTCTGTATCAAATTGACGGAAACTTCGATCAGTATTTTGACCCTCCACAAGATTATCTAGAATTATGGAAGCTTGAAGTGCTAGAGCCTTATCGCGGTCAAGGGTACGGACGTGCCTTAATTGATTTTGCTAAAAGCTTTGAAATTCCGGTTAAAACAAACGCCCGCCAAAGCACAGGCGAATTTTGGTCAAAGCTCGGTTTTGAACCGATTACGTATCAAGAAGAGCGTGACCGTGGCGAAAGTCCTTACGTTTGGTTCCCTTCCGGCGTATTTGAACAAAAGAAGCCAAAACCGAAACAAACACAATCCCAAGAATAA
- the rsmD gene encoding 16S rRNA (guanine(966)-N(2))-methyltransferase RsmD — MRVISGEQGGLKLKPVPGKQTRPTTDKVKESIFNMIGPYFEGGQVLDLFAGSGALGIEALSRGMDKGFFIEAQHQAVQTIQTNLTHTKLSDKATVYKNDSLRGLKAVISRGETFQLIVIDPPYAKAELYIKDALEKINGSEVLERGGLIVCETAASSELPHFEHLSIIRSERYGETKITIYERVNVVEESS; from the coding sequence GTGAGGGTAATCTCAGGTGAACAAGGTGGATTAAAACTTAAGCCTGTTCCTGGTAAACAAACAAGGCCAACAACAGATAAAGTGAAAGAATCAATTTTTAATATGATTGGCCCTTATTTTGAGGGGGGACAAGTGCTTGATTTGTTTGCAGGCAGTGGAGCGCTTGGAATTGAAGCGTTAAGCCGAGGGATGGATAAAGGATTTTTTATTGAAGCGCAACATCAAGCCGTGCAAACGATTCAAACGAATTTAACCCATACAAAATTAAGTGATAAAGCAACTGTTTATAAAAATGACAGTTTGAGAGGTCTAAAAGCAGTTATTAGCCGCGGTGAAACCTTTCAACTAATAGTAATTGATCCTCCATATGCTAAGGCAGAGTTATACATAAAAGATGCATTAGAAAAAATTAATGGTAGTGAGGTCTTGGAGCGAGGAGGCCTCATCGTTTGTGAAACAGCCGCATCAAGCGAACTGCCTCATTTTGAACATTTATCTATTATTCGCTCGGAACGATATGGAGAAACCAAAATAACGATATATGAAAGGGTGAATGTAGTTGAGGAAAGCAGTTAG
- a CDS encoding patatin-like phospholipase family protein has protein sequence MEANRPRIGLALGSGGARGFAHIGVLRALEKAGIHIDFLAGSSMGALVATMYGVGHSIEHMERFAKLFKNKFYLDFTVSRQGLIAGDKIESLVRILAKQKTFKELNKEVRVVATDLLTGNRVILADGDVAKAVRASMSIPGIFVPVKWGDQLLVDGGVVERVPVSVAREMGADIIIGVDVSFFRSHLKTPSIHEIVMQTMDIMGRELARKQKEQGDIMIRPIIKHSSPLDFSETETLIEQGEQACQNVLPEIKDRMKQWR, from the coding sequence GTGGAAGCGAATCGCCCTAGAATTGGACTTGCATTAGGCTCTGGTGGCGCACGAGGTTTTGCGCATATTGGCGTACTACGTGCACTTGAGAAGGCGGGGATTCACATCGATTTTCTCGCAGGAAGTAGCATGGGTGCTCTTGTAGCAACGATGTATGGAGTCGGTCATTCCATTGAGCATATGGAGCGTTTTGCAAAGCTATTTAAAAATAAATTTTACTTAGATTTTACCGTTTCCAGGCAAGGGCTAATTGCGGGTGATAAGATTGAAAGTTTAGTACGGATATTAGCGAAGCAAAAAACGTTTAAAGAGCTCAATAAAGAGGTTCGGGTCGTGGCGACAGATTTGTTAACTGGAAATCGAGTCATTCTAGCTGATGGCGATGTGGCAAAAGCAGTCCGAGCGAGCATGTCGATTCCAGGTATTTTTGTACCGGTCAAATGGGGCGACCAGTTACTTGTTGATGGTGGAGTGGTGGAACGCGTGCCTGTGTCGGTGGCGCGCGAAATGGGTGCCGACATTATTATTGGCGTGGACGTATCTTTTTTTCGTTCCCATTTAAAAACGCCGTCTATTCATGAAATTGTTATGCAAACGATGGATATTATGGGTAGAGAACTAGCTCGCAAACAAAAGGAACAAGGGGACATTATGATTCGTCCAATTATTAAACATTCTTCTCCGTTAGATTTTTCCGAAACGGAGACACTGATTGAACAGGGTGAGCAGGCATGCCAAAACGTATTGCCTGAAATAAAGGATAGAATGAAGCAGTGGAGGTAA